The region TATCGTGGTCCGGCCCGTACACATGGAGCGCATCGGGCAGGTCCTCGAGCAGGATGTGATTGTCCCGCAGCCACTCGGCGTAGGGCTTGGCCGCCGCCAATTCGCGCTTGATCTCCTCGTCCGGCACGATGCGCCCCTGTTCCGTATCCACCAGGAACATGCGCCCCGGCTGCAGGCGCCCCTTCATGAGGACGCGCTCCGGCTCGATGGGCAGTACGCCGGCCTCGGAGGCCATGACCACCAGGTCGTCGCTGGTGACGTAGTACCGCGACGGGCGCAGGCCGTTGCGGTCGAGCACGGCGCCGATGCTGCGGCCGTCGGTGAAGGCGATGGCCGCCGGGCCGTCCCACGGCTCCATCAGGCAGGAATGGTATTCGTAAAAGGCCTTTTTGGCGGGCTCCATGGTTTCATGGCTCTCCCACGGCTCGGGGACCATCATCGTGACCGCATGGGGCAGGGACCGCCCCGCCATGACCAGGAGCTCCAGGCAGTTGTCGAACATGGCCGAGTCGGAGCCGTCGGTATTGATGATCGGCAGCGCCTTCTTCATATCGTCCCCGAACAGGTGGCTGCTGAAGAGCGACTGCCGGGCATGCATCCAGTTGACGTTGCCGCGCAGGGTGTTGATTTCGCCGTTATGGGCCAGGAAGTGGTAGGGGTGGGCCCGGTCCCAACTGGGGAAGGTGTTGGTGGAAAAACGGGAGTGCACCAGCGCCAGCGCGGTTTCCACCGCCGGGTCGCGCAGGTCGGGGTAGTACTGGTCCACCTGGACCGGCATGAGCATCCCCTTGTAGATCATGGTGCGGGTGGACATGCTGGCGACGTACCAGTGGCTATCCACGCCGGCGCGGCGAATCTCGCCGGTTGCCCGCTGATTGAGGATGTAGAGCTTGCGGTTGAACGACAGCTCGTCCAGGTCGTCGGCGTTCGCCTTGAGGAACAGCTGGCGCACCACCGGCTCGCTGGCCCGGGCGGTGGCGCCGAGGGACGAATGGTCGGTGGGCACATCCCGCCAGCCGATGATCTTGAGCCCTTCCTCGGCAACGACCTTTTCCAGTATGTGGCGGGCGCTGTTGCGTTCCGTCGGGTTGGGCGAGGTGAACACCATGCCGACGCCGTAGCGCGAGGGCTCGGGCAGCTCCATGCCCAGCGGCGCGCAGACCTTGCGCAGAAACCGGTCCGGCATCTGGATGAGGATGCCGGCGCCATCCCCGGTATTGGGTTCGCAACCGCAGGCGCCGCGGTGATCGAGATTGACGAGGACGGTCAAGGCCTGGCGGACGATCTCGTGGGATTTTGCCCCCTTGATGTTGACCACAAAGCCGACGCCGCAGGCGTCGTGTTCGAATTGGGGATCGTAGAGGCCCTGTTTTTTGGGTGGTTCGATGTTTTTCATATGGCTGCCTTTATGTGTGGTGCTGGTATCTTGTCATGTACCGCTCGACGGTGAGGCGGGTAGAGGCTGAACGTGATACGGTGCAGTTCCCGGACGGGGGTGTGTACAAACGATACATTAAGAGGGATAACATACCTATTTGTTACGATATTTTCAACATCAAATACCGGATCGCGCAAGAAAAGGTGACGACGGGGGGCGCGCGGGAGGGGAGCGGCGCCCAAATCCGGTGCGGACAGGGGACGTCACCCGCCCGCCGCACCCGGAAAACGGGGCGCGCGGCAACGAAAACGAAAAAAGGGCCGGACGAGGTGTCCGGCCCTTCGGGTCGATGGTGGGCATAGTTGGGATCGAACCAACGACCTGCCGATTAAGAGTCGGCTGCTCTACCAGCTAAGCTATATGCCCAACGAAATAAGGCCCCGGACTGATGTCCAGGGCCATTGTTTTTGGCGTCCCCTACCGGATTTGAACCGGTGTCGCCGCCGTGAAAGGGCGGTGTCCTGGGCCGGGCTAGACGAAGGGGACGTTTCAGTGGTGAGCCGCGTTGGGATCGAACCAACGACCACCTGATTAAAAGTCAGGTGCTCTACCAACTGAGCTAGCGGCTCAAAGAGAATTGGATATTTACAACAGAAATGAGATCGAGTCAACAATTATTTTTTATCCCGCAACAAAATTAATCTCCGGCAATGCCGTCGTCCTCGCCGCGGGGCTGTTCCGCCAGGCGCCCCTTCTTGTCGTATTTGTCCTGGTACATGCGCCGGTCGGCCATCTTGAGCGAGGCGCAGAGCTCGGACGCGTCATGGGCGGTGGCCACCCCCAGGGAGAGGCCGCGCGAATAACCGTTCTTCTCCCGCCGCGGGCGGAACTCCCCCTGGACGATGCGCCGCACCGCCGCCTGGGCGGTTTCCTGGTCGGTGCGCGGCAGCAGCACGGCGAATTCGTCCCCGCCGATGCGGGAAACCACGTCGCCGGCCCGGAAGGCCGACAGGAGCGATTCGGCCGCCATGCGGATCAGCCGGTCCCCTTCGTCGTGGCCGTAGGTGTCGTTGATCATCTTGAGGCCGTCGATATCGGCGATGACGATGCTGACCGGGAAATCCCGGCTGGCCGCCAGCCGGCTCATCTCGGCCTCGAAATAGGCCCTGTTGTAGAGATTGGTGAGCGAGTCATGGGTGCTGAGATAGCGCAGGTTCTCTTCATAGTGCTTGCGCTCGGTAATATCCTGGGATACCTTGAGATACTTGATGACGCCACCCCCGGAATCGCGCAACGGGCAAAACTTCGCCAGTTCCCAATAGACCGTGCCGTCCTTGCGGCGGTTGGCCAGCTCGCACTCCCACTCCTCTCCGGCACTGATGCTGCTCCAGAGGTCCCGGTACAGCTCGGGGGGATTGAGTTCCGACTTGAAGATGCGGGGGTTGCGGCCGACGACCTCCCCTGCGCGGTACCCGGTCATCTTGGTGAAGGTGGCATTGACATATTCGATGGTGCCGTTCAAGTCCGTAATGAGAACCGAGGTGGGCGCCTGCTCCATGGCCTGGGAAAGCAGGTTGAGGGACTCGTCCTGTTTTTTGAGGCGGCGCTTCAGGTTGACGTACTCGCAGCATTGCGTCACGGCCTCCATGAGCTTGGCAACATCCACCGGCTTCCCGATGTAGTGGTTGATGCCGATGGAGACGCAGTCCAGCAGATATTCGGTATCGCTGAACGCCGTCAGGACGATGACGGGGCAATCGGGCCGGATGCGGCGGATCTCGTGCACCATCTCCATGCCGTTCATGACCGGCATCCTGATGTCGGTCACCACCACATCGGGGAGATGGGCCCGGTACATGGCGAGCCCCTCCCTGCCGTCGGCGGCCACGTACACGGTGCCGACCGCGCGCATGAGCAGGCGCGAAACCGTGTCCCGGGTGATCTGGTCGTCCTCGACATAGAGCAGCGAGATGTCGTTATGGAGCAGCGATGGCGACATGGCTTCGCACCGGTTTCATAGTGGATTCCCCTGTAGCCACCAGTGTATCGCATAATCGGCGCGCCGCAAGTAGCCCGGCGGGCCGCCGGATAAAGGAAGCCCCATGGAAAAAGTAAGCCTCGCCCAGTGCAACGACTATGACCCCGCCCGGGTACGGGAGGCGCTGATCTCGCTCCTGGAACCTCTGGGCGGCATGGCGGCCTTCGTCCGGCCGGGGGAGCGGGTGCTGCTCAAACCGAACCTGCTGGCCGCCAAGCCCCCGGAAGCGGCGGTCACCACCCACCCTGTTGTCGTGAAGGCGGTCGCGGACCTGGTCGGGGAGGCGGGGGGCAGGGTCATGATCGGCGACAGCCCCGGCATCGGCGGGTTCCGCAAGGTGGCCGACAAAAGCGGCATCAGCCTGGCGGCGCGCGAGAGCGGCGCCGAACTGGTCGAGTTCGACGAGACCGTCGAACTCAACGGTGCGGGGACCTTCCGCCGCATCGCCATAGCGCGCGCCTACTGGGAGGCCGACAAGGTCATCAACCTGCCCAAGCTGAAGACCCACGAGATGATGACCATGACCTGCGCGGTGAAGAACCTCTTCGGCGTGGTGGTGGGGACGGAAAAACCGGCGTGGCACCTGAGGGCCGGGCAATCGCGCGAGCAGTTCGCCCGGCTGTTGCTGGAGATATACCTGCTGAAAAAACCGGCCCTGAACATTGTGGACGCCATCGTGGCCATGGAGGGGAACGGACCGGGGAGCGGCGACCCGATCGGCCTTGGGGCGTTGCTCGCCGGCGTCAACCCGGTGGCGGTGGACACGGTGGCCGGCCGCCTGGCCGGGATAGCCGCCGAGCTGCTGCCTGTGGAGCGGGAGGCGGCGCGCATGGGGCTGACGGGGACGGACATGGGCGAACTGGAGCTTGCCGGCGCGCCCCTCGACCGGTTCGGCGGAAAACGGTTCAGGCTCCCCACCGGCCTGGATGTGCAATTCGGCCTGCCGGCCTTCATCAAGAACGGCCTCAGGCGCCACCTGCTGTCGTTCCCCGTGGCCGACGCCCGCCGCTGCGTGCTGTGCGGCATCTGCCGGGACGCCTGCCCGCCGGAAGCCATACAAATAAAAAACAGCTCCCTGGCGGTCAACCAAAGGAGCTGTATTCGTTGCTGGTGCTGCCGTGAACTGTGTCCCCACGACGCCATGCAGGTGCGGCGGGGGGTGCTGCTGAGGATTGCAACGGCCTTCAGCCGTTCACGGGGGAAACGGCGCTAGGCGTCCTCTTCCTCGCCGCCGAGCGGGATCTCGCGATAGGCGCGGTCCTCCTCGAAACGCTTGGTCTGGGCCTGCAGCTTCTCCAGATCGGATTTGCACTTGACGCAATGACGCGCGAACGGCATGGCCTTGAGCCGCCCCAGGGGGATTTCCTCTTCGCATTCCTCGCAGATGCCGTATTCCCCCTCGTCGATCCTGAGGAGGGCCTCGTCGATGCTGTGCAGCTTTTCCCGTTCCCGGTCCCCCAAGAGCAGCCCGAGCTCCCGGTCCCGCTCCGATGACGCCTGGTCATAGATGTCGCCGCTCGGCTCGCCGGAAACCGTGGTTTCGGCGCCGCTCTTGACGGTCTTGGATATTTCCCGCAGGGTATCCTGCTTCATTTGTTGAAGGATTTCCCTGATTTCCTGCCATTTCTTTTTTGCCGGTTTCGTGGCCATGGTGCCCTCACTCCCCTGGTCTGCTTTCGTACCACCCCTGAAAAGGGGGCAAACTATTGCAGAAAACGGATTGTTTGTCAAGCCAAACAACCGGGGGCGGCGTCAAACGACTATTTCGCCGATCAGGTCGTAATCCGACGAGTCCGTGACCTTGAGGGAAACGATGTCGCCCACCTCGGCGGTTCCGGCGGTGATGTAGACCTGCCCGTCGATATCCGGCGCCTGGCGCGACGAACGCCCCCTGAGGAGCAGTTCGGTTTCTTCGCTGTACCCCTCCACGATGACCTGCTCCGTGGTGCCGATGAGGGCCCGGTTGCGGCGGAACGACAGCCGTGCCTGGGTCCGCATCAGCTTGCGGCAGCGCTCGCGCTTGACCCGCTCCGAGACCTGGTCCGGCATGGCGGCGGCCGGCGTATTCTCTTCCCGCGAGTAGCAGAAGACCCCCAGGCGATCGAACTGCGTCTGCTCGACGAACTGCATGAGGCTGGCGAAGTCGTCCACCGTCTCCCCGGGGAACCCGACGATCAGCGAGGTGCGCAGCGCGATGCCGGGGATCTCCCGGCGCAGCGTGGCGATCAGGTTGCGGATCTGCGCCTCGCTGCTCCGGCGGTTCATCCGCTTGAGGACCTGGTCGGCGATGTGCTGGATCGGAATGTCCAGGTACTTGCAGATCTTGGGCTCGTCACGGATCAGCTCGATCAGGCCGTCGGTGATGCCGTCGGGATACGCGTACAGAAGGCGGATCCAGCGAATCCCTTCGATGGCCGCCAACCGGCGCAGCAGCGTCTCCAGAGTGGAGCCGTCGTCCAGGTCGCTGCCGTAACGGGTGACATCCTGGGAGATGACGTTGATCTCCTTGACCCCGCGGGCGGCCAGCCGTTCCGCCTCGGCCACCAGCGCATCCAGCGGGCGGGACCGGTAGGCGCCCCGCAACTGGGGGATCACGCAGTATGAGCAGCAATTGGAGCAGCCTTCGCCGATCTTGAGGTAGGAATACCATGCCGGCGAGGAGTTGAGGCGCGGCAGGGTTTCGTCGTAGATGTAGTCCGGGTCGCCCACGTAGCGCAGCTGGCCGTCCGAATCCTTTTTCTCCGCCAGGATCTCGGCAATGCGGGGGTAATCGCCGGTGCCGATGAAGATATCCACCTCGGGCAGATCGTTGGCCAGCTCCTCCTGATACCGTTGCGGCAGGCAGCCGGAGACGATCAGGGTGTGGCAGCGCCCGTCGTGTTTGCGTTCCGCCAGGTCCAGGATGGCGTCGATGCTCTCCTGCTTGGCTTCCTTGATGAACGAGCAGGTGTTGACGATGATCACGTCCGCATCCTTTTCGTCGGTCGTGATCTCGTACTCATCCTTGGCAAGCACACCGAGCATGACCTCGGCATCCACCAGGTTCTTGGGGCAGCCCAGGCTGACCATGCTTACTTTCTGTTTAACGCTTTCGCTCACACACACCCCTTTTATTCCATTAACGGCAATTAGGCCACAGAGCCACTGCGGCACAGAGAAAATCGCGGAATGTTTTCAGCCGGAACAGCCCACCGGATAATGACGCGTAAAAACGGTTATTGCCTCTCGTCCTGTTCGCTCCGCGTCTCTGTGGCTCCGTGGCACATTCTTTCCACTGATTTGTTTTTCAGCTACTCCCTGAAATTCCCGAACTGCATCTCGACCCCCAGGTCCTTCCCCTTGAGGAGCTGAATCGCCTCCTGCAGGTCGTCCCGGTTCTTGCCGGTCACCCGCACCTGGTCATCCTGGATCTGCGCCTGCACCTTGAGCTTGCTCTCCTTGATGGCGGCGACGATCTCCTTGCCCTTCTCCTTGGAGATCCCCTGCTGGACCGTGATGATCTGGCGCACCATCCCCCCGAGGCGGCCTCGACCTTGCCGTACTGCAAGGCTTTGATGGAGATGTTGCGCTTGATGAACTTGGACTGGAGCACGTCCACCACGGCCTTGAGCTTGTAGTCGTCGTCCGCCAGGATCTTGACGGCGTCCTTCTCCTGGGTGATCTCGCTCTTCGACCCCTTGAAGTCGTAGCGCTGGCCGATCTCCTTGATCGCCTGGTTGACCGCGTTGTCCACTTCCTGCATGTCCACTTTCGAAACAATGTCGAATGACGGCATAGAGGCATCCTCCGAAGTTGTAATATATACGAGCATATCCCCTCGTAGCCCACAGGGGATGCAGTGAAGCCATTCAGCCCGGCATGCCCGCACCGGGCAGGGCCTTACGGTTTGACGACCTCGACCCCTGCGGGGACCTTGAAGGTGAACGTGCCGTTGTCGAGCCCTTTGTTGACCCTGACGCGGCTGTAGTCGATGCGGGTCTGGTTGCCGGCGGCATCGTGCACGACCGAAGCCCGCACCGGGAAGAGGTCCTGCACGTTCCCCTGGCGCAGAAAACGCTCCACCGCCTCGGCCGAAACCGTCAACTGGAGCCGCGCCAGAACCGTCGTCGGCTTTTTGGGGACCAGTTCCAACTGGTAGTTGCCGTTTTTGTCACGCTGCTCCCTGGCGAAGGAAACGGTAAAATCCCGCGTCACATGCCCCAGGCCGGTCAGGTAGGAGAGCGCAATGGCATTGCCCCCCTTGAACATGTCGGCCACGGAGCTGACCATCACCTGCCGGTTTTCGGGCAGATAGAACCAGACCTGCCTGCCGTTGGAGACGATCTGCTGCTTGGGTTTGGCATAATTGAAGCGGAACATGGCGGCGCTCGAAGCGGGCCGTTTCAGGAACAGCTCGCCGCTGCCCTTCTGTTCGCGGCCGACCCCGGCGATAAGCGTCCGTTGGGAAAAATCGGCGTGAACGTCCTGCAGCCCTGCGTACCCCTTTTCCAGCGCCCCGATCACGTCCTTGAGAGCGGCGGGCTTGTCGGCAGCCTGCAGCGGTGTCCAGACCAAAACCAGCAAAAGCGTCAAACTGCATGCCAGCCAGCGTATCATGAGGTAGCCTTTCCTGAATAAATGCAAAATGGCGAAAACCGGTCGTTGATTCTGCCACAGGAGCGCACCTGGCGCAACCGCTTTCAAGAGGCGTGCTATACCAGCGCAGCGGCATCCACGACGTACACGATGCGGCCGTCTCCCGTGATGGCCCCGCCGGTAAGCCCCGTGACGCGGCTCAACGGAATGCCGAGCGGCTTCACGAAGATCTCCCGCTGGCCGAGCAGGCGGTCTGCGGCCAGCCCCACCATCATGCCGCCCGCCTCGACCACGACCGTCGGGACAAACTCCCGGGCAGCGGGCGACGGTGCCTGCCCGAGCAGGCGATTGAGGCTCCTGAGGGGGACCTGCCGGCCATCGAGCAGGAAAAAGGACTGCTCCCGCTCCTCGAAGATCTCCTCCCGCCTGACCTCGATGGTGCGCGCGACGGCATTGACCGGAAACGAGAGCGTCAGGGGCCCGCACTCCACCAGCAGGGCGTGGATGATGGAAACCGAGATGGGGAGGCGCAGCAGGAAACGGCTGCCCCGGCCCGCCTCCGATTCGATGGCGAGCCCTCCCCCCAGGGCGTGCATGGCGGCCCTGACGGCGTCCATGCCGACGCCCCGCCCCGAAATGTCGCTGACGGTTTCCGCCGTGGAAAAACCGGGGGCGCAGATCAGCATGAGCGCCTCATGCCGCGTCAGGGCATCGGCCTGTTCCCGGCTGAGCATGCCCCGCGCCACCGCCTTGCCGGCGAGCCGTGCCGGGTCCATGCCCCGGCCGTCGTCGCTGACCACGATCGTCACGCAATCCTTGTCGCGGGTCACGACGATGCGAATCGTGCCGAGGCCGGGCTTGCCGGCCGCGACCCGCTCTTCGGGCGGTTCCATGCCGTGATCCACGGCATTGCGCAGGATATGCACCAGCGGCTCGCTGATTTCTTCGAGAATGCCCCGGTCCAGCTCGATCTCTTTCCCCTCCACCCGGAAAAGGACCTCCTTGCCCTGCTTGCGGGACAGGTCGCGCACCAGCCGGGGGAAACGATCGGCGACAAAGGAAAAGGGGAGCATGCGGGCCTGGAACACTTCGTCCCGCAGTTCCCGCAGCAGCGCGGAAAGCCGGGTGAGCGGCTCTGCCAGCTCTGCGCCCTCGCAGCGCAGCGCACGGTCGGCCAGGCGGTAGCGGGTGGTGATCAGTTCGCCGGTGATGGTGACCAGGCGGTCCAGGGTCTCGGTCCTGACGCGGACGCTCTTGAAGGAATCGGCATGCCGGGGCTGGTGCTCGGGGGCCGCCTCGGCCCGCTCGCGGCCGGCGGTTCCCGGTTCGGCATCCGTGGTGACGGCCGGCGGGGGGGTGGCGGGAGTGCCGGCGGGGTCGAAGCCGGCCAGCCGGGTGACCAGGCCGGCGGCATCCGGCAAGCGCTCGTCACCGGTCTCGATGGCCGAGATCATGGCGGCGAGGGTATCGTTCCCCTGCAGCAGGAGATCGGCCAGGCCCGGGCTGAAGCCGAACGCGCCGCTGCGCACCTTGCTCAGCAGGTCTTCCATGCCGTGGGCGAGGTCGGCGATGGTCTGGTACTCCATGGTGGCGGCCATCCCCTTCAAGGAATGGGCATGGCGGAACAGCTCGTCGATGGCGGCCTGGTCGGCGGCGCCATCCTCAAGCCTGACGATCAGTTCGTTGAATACCTGGATATGCCCCCTGGATTCAGAGATGAACAAATCCCGGTATTGGGACATGTCCATGACTCATTCCCCCAGGCTTTTCAGCGCTTCCGCGATCTTTTCCGGACTGAAGGGCTTCTGGACAAAGTACCGGGCCCCCTGGTCCAGCCCCTTCCTGACGATCGCCTCCTGGCCGATGGCCGAGCAGAGGACCACCTTGGCCCGCGGCTTCATCTTGAGAATGAAGTCCAGCAGTTGGATGCCGTTGGCATCGGGCAGGATGATATCCAGAAAGATGATGTCCGGATCGCAGTCGTGGAGCTTTTTCATGGTCTCGATGCCGCTGGCCGCCTCGGCCACAACGGTGCAGCCCTTGTCCCGCAGGATGGTGCCGAGATTGTTGCGCATGAAAAGGGCGTCATCGACGATCATCACCGTAGCATTGCTCATTGCGGCCTCCATTGCGCTGACAACCGGATACATGAACCCAGAAAAGCATGTGCCACAGAGCAGCTGTGGCAGGACTGCCGATTTATAATGAATCTATCCGGTGTGGTGTGAACACCGGAGCGGTGTCATCCCTTGAGTTTGGCCAGGAGGAGTTCGTTCACCACCGCCGGGTTGGCCTTGCCCTTGCTGGCCTTCATGACCTGCCCGACGAAGAAGCCGAACACCTTTTCCTTGCCCCCCCGGTACTCCTCCACCTGGGCGGCGTTGGCGGCGATGATCCCGTCGATGACGGCTTCGATGGCGCCGGTGTCGGAAACCTGGGCCAATCCCTGCTTCTCCACGATCGCCTGGGGGTCTCCGCCGTTTTTCCACATCTCCTCGAAGACCGTCTTGGCGATCTTGCCCGAAATGGCGCCGCTGTCGATCAACGTGATCAGCTCGGCCAACTGGCGCGGGATGACGGGACACGCGGCGATGGCCGTCCCCGAATCGTTGAGCGCCCGGGTCACCTCGCCCATCAGCCAGTTGGACACGGCCTTGGCGTTGTGGTGAAAGGCCACGCACTCTTCGAAATAATCGGCCAGTTCCCGGCTGGCGGTGAGCACCAGCGCATCGTACTCCGGCAGCTCCAGCTCGGTGATGAAGCGCTGCTGCCGATGCTCCGGGAGTTCCGGCAATTCCTGCTGCGCCCGCTGCACCCAATCGGCGCCGATGACCAGCGGCACCAGGTCGGGGTCGGGGAAATAGCGGTAGTCGTGGGCCTCTTCCTTGCTGCGCATGGAACGGGTCGTCCCGCTGTTCGGATCGAACAGGCGCGTCTCCTGGACCACGCTGCCGCCATCCTCGATCAGGTCGATCTGGCGCTGGATCTCGTACTCGATGGCCTGCTTCACGAACTTGAACGAGTTGACGTTCTTGATCTCGGCCCGGGTGCCCAGGGTATCGGAACCGACCGGCATGACCGAGACGTTCGCGTCGCAGCGGAAGCTCCCCTCCTCCATGTTGCCGTCGCAGATCCCCAGCCAGGTCACGATGCGGTGCAACTGCTTCAGGTAGGCCACCGCCTCGTCCGACGAGCGCAGGTCCGGCTCGGAGACGATCTCCAGAAGCGGCGTACAGGCCCGGTTCAGGTCAACCCCGGAGCCATCCTCCAGGCCGGGGACATCGCCGTGGACCAGCTTGCCCGCATCCTCTTCCATGTGGATGCGGGTGATGCCGATGCGCTTTGGCTCCTCCCCTTCCAGTTGGATATCGAGCCACCCCCTGCGGCAGATCGGCTCCTCGAACTGGCTGATCTGGTACCCCTTGGGGAGGTCGGGATAAAAGTAGTTCTTGCGGGCAAAGACGCTGTGGTGGGCAATGGTGCAATTGGTGGCCAGCCCGGCCCTGATGGCGAATTCGACCACCTTCTTGTTCAGCACCGGCAAGGCGCCCGGCAGCCCCAGGCAGACCGGGCAGGTCTGGGAGTTGGGCTCGGAACCGAAGGTCGTGGAACAACCGCAAAAGATCTTTGACCCGGTCTTGAGTTGGGCATGGACCTCAAGGCCGATAACGGGCTGGAATTTCATATATAGTGGCTCCAAAATTAAGTTGAAAGCAGAATATCATAAACCTGCCACAGAGGCACAGAGACACGGAGAACGTCAAAGGCAGAACCTATTTTACATGGATGAACAGGATGAAAGGGATAATACCCTGAAAACCATTGGTTAAATCTTTACGCCTTATCCGGTATATCCTGTTCATCCAATGTAGTGTCCGATTTTGTCCCACTCTGCGTCTCAGTGTCTCTGTGGCAGATTTCTGCCTTTAAATCTCAGCCTTCCGCGTATGCCACTCCGTGGCCTGTTCGAAGGCGTGGCCCGCGCGCAGGATGGTCTCCTCGTCGAAGGGCCTGCCGATCAGCTGCAGGCCGATGGGGAGGCCGGAGGCGGAGAAGCCGGCCGGAACGGACATGGCGCAGGTGCCGGCCAGGTTGACCGGAATGGTGAAGATGTCCGACAGGTACATCTGCAACGGGTCATCGACCTTCTCGCCGATCCTGAAGGCCGGCGTCGGCGCCACCGGGGTCAGGACCACGTCCACATCCCCGAAGGCGCGGGTGAAATCGCCCATGATCAGGGTGCGCACCTTCTGGGCCTTGACGTAATAAGCGTCGTAGTAACCGGAGGAGAGGGCATAGGTGCCCAGCATGATGCGGCGCTTGACCTCGGCCCCGAACCCTTCGCTGCGGCTCTTGGTCATCATGTCGATCAGCCCTTCGGCCCGGTCGCTGCGATGCCCGAAACGGACGCCGTCGTAGCGGGCCAGGTTGGAGCTGGCCTCGGCGGTGGCGATCAGGTAATAGGTCGCCACGGCGTAGTCGGTGTGGGGCAGGGATATGTCGACGAACTCCGCCCCCAGGCGGCGGTAGGTCTCGATGGCCTGGTCCATGGCCGCCTGCACGTCCCGATCGAGGCCGTCGATAAAGTACTCCTTGGGCAGGCCGATTTTCAGGCCCTTGACGTCGCCGGTCAGGGCGGCCGTGTAATCGGGCACCGGCGTGTTGACGCTGGTGGAGTCCTTGGGGTCGTAGCCGGCGACCGCCCCCAGCATGATGGCGCAATCGGTCACGTCCCGCGTGATCGGGCCGACCTGGTCGAGGGAGGACGCGTAGGCGATCACCCCGTAGCGCGAGACCCGGCCATAGGTCGGCTTGAGGCCGACGCAGCCGCAGTGGGAGGCGGGCTGGCGGATGGAGCCGCCGGTATCGGTCCCCAGGGTCGCCGTGGCCTGGCGGGCGGCGATGGCCGCCGCCGAACCGCCGGACGAGCCCCCCGGGATGCGGGTGGTATCCCACGGGTTGCGGGTGACGCCGAAGGCGCTGGATTCGTTGGACGACCCCATGGCGAATTCGTCCTGGTTGAGCTTGCCCACGAGGACGCAGCCGCTGTCGCGCAGCCGTTCCCACGCGGTGGCGCTGTAGGGGGGGATGAAATTGTCGAGGATGCGCGAACCGCAGGTAGTGCGGATACCTTCGGTCAGAAAGATGTCCTTGAGGGCCAGGGGAATCCCCGTGAGCACGTGGCCATCGCCGGAAGCGATGCGCCGGTCGGCGGCCTCCGCCTCGGCCAGGGCCGACTCGGGGGTCCGGGTGATGAATGAACCGACCCGGGGCTCGACCGACTCGATGCGCTCCAGCATGGCCCGGGTCGCTTCGACGGAGGACACCTGGCGCGCTTTCAGCTTCCCGTGCAGTTCATGGATGGTAAGCTCAAAAATATCCATTTGAATAACATCTCCGATTTTTAAGGCATTTCACAGCAAAATTTCGCACGTAACGCAAACGAAACATGGCGGCAACCCTATCGCCAATTTTGCGGCGTATGGTAGGCAACTTGCGTTCTTTGAGCCTTGCGGCCCGCAGACCGGCATGCAGGCGTCATTCGATGACCTTCGGCACGCGGTAGAAGTTGTCCGCCCGGTCCGGAGCATTGGCAAGGGCCTGTGCGACACCGATGGAAGGCTGGGTGGCATCCTCGCGGAAGGCGTTTTCCACCGGAACGGCATGGGAGGTGGGACGGATGTCGGCGGTGTCCAATTCGTTCAGCTTTTCCACATAGCCGAGAATCGCATCCATCTGCCCGGCAAAGAGGTCCGTTTCAGCCGCGCTCAACTCCAGGCGGGCCAGGCGGGCCACATACTCAACGTCGGCAACCGATATTTTCATGACGCCATGCTCCACTAGTAGAGAAATTAGTCCGTGCGA is a window of Geobacter sp. FeAm09 DNA encoding:
- the gatB gene encoding Asp-tRNA(Asn)/Glu-tRNA(Gln) amidotransferase subunit GatB — translated: MKFQPVIGLEVHAQLKTGSKIFCGCSTTFGSEPNSQTCPVCLGLPGALPVLNKKVVEFAIRAGLATNCTIAHHSVFARKNYFYPDLPKGYQISQFEEPICRRGWLDIQLEGEEPKRIGITRIHMEEDAGKLVHGDVPGLEDGSGVDLNRACTPLLEIVSEPDLRSSDEAVAYLKQLHRIVTWLGICDGNMEEGSFRCDANVSVMPVGSDTLGTRAEIKNVNSFKFVKQAIEYEIQRQIDLIEDGGSVVQETRLFDPNSGTTRSMRSKEEAHDYRYFPDPDLVPLVIGADWVQRAQQELPELPEHRQQRFITELELPEYDALVLTASRELADYFEECVAFHHNAKAVSNWLMGEVTRALNDSGTAIAACPVIPRQLAELITLIDSGAISGKIAKTVFEEMWKNGGDPQAIVEKQGLAQVSDTGAIEAVIDGIIAANAAQVEEYRGGKEKVFGFFVGQVMKASKGKANPAVVNELLLAKLKG
- the gatA gene encoding Asp-tRNA(Asn)/Glu-tRNA(Gln) amidotransferase subunit GatA, which codes for MDIFELTIHELHGKLKARQVSSVEATRAMLERIESVEPRVGSFITRTPESALAEAEAADRRIASGDGHVLTGIPLALKDIFLTEGIRTTCGSRILDNFIPPYSATAWERLRDSGCVLVGKLNQDEFAMGSSNESSAFGVTRNPWDTTRIPGGSSGGSAAAIAARQATATLGTDTGGSIRQPASHCGCVGLKPTYGRVSRYGVIAYASSLDQVGPITRDVTDCAIMLGAVAGYDPKDSTSVNTPVPDYTAALTGDVKGLKIGLPKEYFIDGLDRDVQAAMDQAIETYRRLGAEFVDISLPHTDYAVATYYLIATAEASSNLARYDGVRFGHRSDRAEGLIDMMTKSRSEGFGAEVKRRIMLGTYALSSGYYDAYYVKAQKVRTLIMGDFTRAFGDVDVVLTPVAPTPAFRIGEKVDDPLQMYLSDIFTIPVNLAGTCAMSVPAGFSASGLPIGLQLIGRPFDEETILRAGHAFEQATEWHTRKAEI
- a CDS encoding response regulator, whose amino-acid sequence is MSNATVMIVDDALFMRNNLGTILRDKGCTVVAEAASGIETMKKLHDCDPDIIFLDIILPDANGIQLLDFILKMKPRAKVVLCSAIGQEAIVRKGLDQGARYFVQKPFSPEKIAEALKSLGE
- a CDS encoding chemotaxis protein CheA, producing the protein MDMSQYRDLFISESRGHIQVFNELIVRLEDGAADQAAIDELFRHAHSLKGMAATMEYQTIADLAHGMEDLLSKVRSGAFGFSPGLADLLLQGNDTLAAMISAIETGDERLPDAAGLVTRLAGFDPAGTPATPPPAVTTDAEPGTAGRERAEAAPEHQPRHADSFKSVRVRTETLDRLVTITGELITTRYRLADRALRCEGAELAEPLTRLSALLRELRDEVFQARMLPFSFVADRFPRLVRDLSRKQGKEVLFRVEGKEIELDRGILEEISEPLVHILRNAVDHGMEPPEERVAAGKPGLGTIRIVVTRDKDCVTIVVSDDGRGMDPARLAGKAVARGMLSREQADALTRHEALMLICAPGFSTAETVSDISGRGVGMDAVRAAMHALGGGLAIESEAGRGSRFLLRLPISVSIIHALLVECGPLTLSFPVNAVARTIEVRREEIFEEREQSFFLLDGRQVPLRSLNRLLGQAPSPAAREFVPTVVVEAGGMMVGLAADRLLGQREIFVKPLGIPLSRVTGLTGGAITGDGRIVYVVDAAALV
- the gatC gene encoding Asp-tRNA(Asn)/Glu-tRNA(Gln) amidotransferase subunit GatC, which produces MKISVADVEYVARLARLELSAAETDLFAGQMDAILGYVEKLNELDTADIRPTSHAVPVENAFREDATQPSIGVAQALANAPDRADNFYRVPKVIE